The nucleotide sequence GATTTGATTTGGGAAAGAAACTAATTCATCGGTACTGTTTTGCTGTTCGTATACATACATCAGATACTGATCTATGGGTTTTGTTAAGTAGGTCGTCACATTTTCGATCTTTTCGGAATTCCCTACAAGCTGGTTTTTGATGATCCTACTCAAGGTTGTTTTATCATTCAGCATTCTGCTTGTGCTTTGAACGGCATCACTTGTCATGTTTTCTGCCTGTTTTTGATTTTGTTCCCAAGTATGGATACTAAAAATAACGGTAGCAGTCATCGTTACACCGATCATGATAACCGCGTATTTCCGCAACAGACGATTTAGTAAGGTTCCTTTTGAAAATAGAATCCGAAACTTATTCATAACTTTCCAACTGTTTATCTAATTCTTCACGCCAATGTGTTGTCATCGTACCATTCCAAACCGTCAAAAGACCAATGACACCAAACAGGATCAATCCTTTGAATTGCCAAGTCACGCCTAAAATTATACCGCTACCAATAATTATTTTTAGAAAAGACGAAAAGCTGGAAAAAACCGAAATAAAACTTAGCTTTAGCAGATTAGGAACAGAGATCGTATATTCACTATCTAAAATCATACTGTATTGATAAGTAGCAAATAGGCAGAGCAAGGCAAAAAGTAAAATAAAATCAATAGCTAAAAAAATGAGCCCTTTGATTTGAACAGATAAATATAAATTGTAACTCAATAAAGCAGTACCAGATAAAAATAAACTAAATAGCAGATTGCCTCTTAAAAAATTTCTTTTATATATATTCCAGCCTCTTTTTATTGTGATTTCTTTATACTCGAATCCGTACAAATAAAATAGTTCATTGACTGTTTTCCATGCCGCACCTAATCCAAAGATGATCCCGCCGGCAAATGTATATATCCAGAAATACAAGGTTAGTTTTATAATGACCCAGATCCGGATAAATAACTCTTCCAAAACCTTCCCTAACATATCTTCTCCTCCAAACATTAAGTTTATACTTTCTCATTATACAAAAAAAGGTTGGGCAATCAGCACCTTGACCTGATTATTAGAGAAACAAACGGAAAAATAGTTCCTCATATTTTGTCGTTTTGTGAGCGAATACCGAGGGTCAGCTGATTGAACACCGTTTACCAAGAGTTTGTGAAATAGCCGCTTAGTTTCGAGTAGTAAGAAAAATTTTGTGAATATGGCTTTCCACATTTTTACATATATTTAGCTTAATACCGAGAAACTGGCTTTTGAACACCGTTTATTCGGAACAAGAGGTTGTGACACGTCTTTTGTCACAACCCCTTTGTCTTTATTCATTATTATTCTTGTCGGAACTCATCATATTGTTTTTGCATTTCTTTCAATACCTTATCATAGCCAGCCTTGTCCAAAGCGTCTTTCAATTTCGGTAATGTTTCATCTGGATCAACAGTCCCTGTATTCAATCCATCTAAATATTGATTCATGACATTAGAAATATTACTTAATTCTGTTTTGACACTGTCAGTGTTGAAGCTGAATCCTAAAATCGGTGAAGTTTCTGCATCAGCAATCGATTGATCACGTTTGGCAATCATGTCATCCGTAATAGACTCTTGTGTATATAGAATCTTGTTGTTTCCTGTATTCCAAGCAGACATATGTGTATTTGGCTGATAACCATCTAGCAATTTGATTTTATCATCTGAACCATCGACTTTTTCCCATGCTTCTCCCTCGATCCCCCAAACAAGCCCATTCAATAATTCTGGATCACTGTTAAGCAGCCCTAGAAGTTCTACTGATTTTTCTTTATTTTTTGAAGTATTTGATACGACAAAATTTGCCATTTGTGCTTGAGCTGTAGATTTTAGTGGAACAGTAATTGCTTTTGAGACAAGTTCTTGTTTTGCTGCATTTGTCAAAATTGTATCGCCATAATCATACGGTCCTTGTGTTTCTCCACGCATTAGCCAAGTATTTCCTTCTAGTGGATAATCCTTATTGCTCGTTGCAGCGTCACTTGGAATGAGTCCTTGTTTGTACCAGCTATGCATTGTACGTAACAGTCCGATATACGTTTCATTATCGTATTGGTTGATGATTTTCGAATCATCTCCATCCAGATCAATAGCAAATGGTAACGTATTCCCTAAAGGATAATCAAAGTTCCCTTGGACTTTGAAGCCTTGTCCAATGGCAAAAGCTGCCGTGTTTGGTTCTTTTTCATGGAATTCCTTCAAGACTTTTTCTGCATCAGCGTAAGATTGGATTCCATCAATTGAAAGATCGTATTTATCTAGTAAAGCTTTGTTAAAAGTAAGTACTTGTTGAGCAAAGACATTTCCATTGACTGGGAAAGCATATAATTTTCCATTGACCAGATTTCCTTTAATATATGCTTCATCTAAATCATTATAAGCTTTTTCAGCGTACTTAGGCGCTAATTCAGTCAAATCAGCAAAGGCTCCTTTTTGGGCATTGGAAACATAGTTGTTCGCAAAGGCGATATCATAATTTTCCCCGGAAGAAATGATGACGTTCATTTTCTTTTCGTAATCGCCCCAGCCAATGTAATTGATATTGACTTTTACACCGATCTCTTTTTCGATTCGTTTGTTTGCTACTTCCATCAATTGATCGAAATTATCTGGTTTATCTCCGATTTGATACATCTGCAAAGTGTCCGAATTGCTAGCTTCTGCCTGGTCTTTAGAACCAGAACCTCCGCATGCTGCTAATGTTCCCAACAACAACGCTGAAACACCTGTAAAGGCTAGTTTCTTCCATAACTTCATTTTTCTTCCTCCTAATTTTATGATTTATATTTTTGTTTCTTTATTCTTTTACTCCGCCGATTGTTAGACCTTTGACAAAATGCTTCTGGAAAAATGGATAGCTGATCGCAATAGGCAACGTCGAGATGACTACGATCGCCATTCTGGCAGATTCTCCTGGAACTGAGGCTAATCCGCCTGTCAATTGGCTTCCTGCTCCTGAATTTTGTGTCAGATATTGAATATTACTTTGGATTTTCATCAAAAGATACTGTAGTGGAACTAGCTTATCATCTTGGATGTATAGTAAAGCATTGAACCAGTCATTCCAGTAACCCAATGCGGCAAATAAACTGATTGTCGCAATACCTGGAACAGCTAACGGTAAAACGATCTGAACAAATATTCGCAGTTCGCTAGCTCCATCGATCCGTGCCGATTCAATAATCGAATCAGAGACCGAACGTTTAAAGAATGTGCGCATCACAATAATATTGAAGGGACTGACAGCCATTGGCAAGATCAATGCCCAAATCGTATCTTTTAACTGAAGAAGATTTGTCATAACAAGATAATTGGCCACCATCCCTGGTGAGAACAACATCGTAATCAAACAAAAAACGGTAAAAAAACGACGGAATGGAAAGTTTGACCGTGAAATCGCATAAGCATATAAAGAAGTAGCCGTGCTATTGATCAGTGTACCTAAAACAGTAACAAGTACAGTGACGAAAAGCGCTTGGAAAATTTTATCCTGCATCTGGTCGAACAAGTACGTATAACCAAATATACTGAACTTTTCTGGCCAAAAACTGTACCCGTGAGTCGACAATATGGACTCATCGGTAAAAGAGATGGCGATAACAAATATAAATGGCAAAATACAGGAAATAGCAAAGAGTGCAATCATTATATTAGAGAAAAAATTAGCCGTCTTATTGAAAGAGCGGACTTGGACTCTCTCCACTTTCTTTTTTTTCATTTTTTTCCTCCTTAGAATAATGCAGAATCGCTATCAAAACGTCGGGCGATCGTATTTGTGATCATCAACAAGACAAAGCCGACAACTGATTGGTAAAGTCCTGCAGCAGCCGTCATACCAAAATCTCCTGTGGATGTCAGGCCATTGTAGATATACGTATCCAAAACTTGAGTCACATCATATAATGCACCGGAATTCCTAGGAATGTTATAAAACAGGCCAAAATCAGCTCGGAAAATGTTTCCTACGGCTAAAATCGTTAAAATCGTCATTAGTGGAATAAGTTGTGGTATCGTCACATGTTTGATCTGCTGCCATTTGCTAGCTCCATCAACCATAGCAGCTTCATAATAAGTCGGATCGATTCCCATAACAGATGCAAAGTAAATAATGCTGTTATAACCAATCCCTTTCCATGTACCAATGAACACCAAGATAAACGGCCAATATTTCGGTTCATTATACCAATTGACAGCTTCTCCTCCATGTCCAGTGATCCACTGATTGAATATTCCTTTGTCAGGACTTAAAAAAGCGTAAACAAAGTAACTGATAATGACCCAAGATAGAAAATAAGGTAGTAAGGACATCGTTTGATAAACTTTAACGAGTCGTTTATTTCTCAACTCGCTCATAATGATTGCAAATACGACTGAGATCAGCAGATTCAAAAGGATAAATGCTACATTATATAAAATTGTATTTTTAGTGATGAGAAATGCTTGATCCGAAGAAAATAAAAATTTGAAATTTTCCCAACCCACCCAAGGACTTTCCCTCAAGCTAGCCAAGAACCCATCTGCTGAAATATGAAAATTTTTGAATGCTACGACATTCGCCATTACAGGTATGTAAAAGAAAAAAATCATCCAAAGCATACCCGGTACAGCCATCAGGACAAGTGCTTTATAACGCCATAGATTCATAAAAAAATGATTGAACCCCTTTCGTTTTTTCATCTAAAAACCCCTTTCGATTCATTCGCAACGTAATTATAGCGCTTTCAATAATGAGAATAAATAAACAAAGTATAGGGAAAATGAAACAAAGTATAGGAGAGGTTGTGAAATCAGCGTTTTGGCCTGAGTATTAGAGAAAAAAACGGGAAAATAGTTCCTCATATTTTGCCGTTTTTTGAGCTAATACCGAGGGTCAGCTGATTGAACACCGTTTATCAGAGGTTGTGAATTCAGCGTTTTGGCCTGAGTATTAGGGAGATCGTGTCCTTACTATCTAACTCTGAGTCACAAGGAACAATGGGGACTGTAACAAAAGTCTTGTCACAGTCCCTTATTCCGAACAAACGGTGTTCCAGAAGTAGCTTCTACGGAAATAAGCCGAAATTTCACAAAAAAGCCATCCGAAAGTCAGACGGACAAGTCTGCTTTTCAGATGGCGCTACAACTACTCTGCTTATTCTTTTAGCTATCCATTCAATTATTTTTCTCTCACTTGTTCTAGCTCTTCTTTGGTCATGGGTCGATATTGCCCTTTATTCAAATCTTTAGGCAGCCAAAATTTTCCCATACGGATTCTTTTTAAATATAAGACTTCTTTTCCTACTGCTTTGACCATTCGCTTAACTTGGTGAAACTTTCCTTCATGCAAAATCAGACGGATAATTGAAGTTTCTGTCTCTTGATCTACTTGATCAATTTGGAGTTTTGCCGGCAATGTCTGCTCATCGCCATCAATAATCAGTCCTTCTGCAAATAAACGGATATCTTCTTCTGTCATTATACCGCTAACCTCAGCTAGATATTCTTTCTCCACATGTTTTTTAGGTGATAGTAACTGATGGGCAAACACCCCGTCATTCGTTAAAATCAAGAGGCCCTCTGTGTCTTTATCTAATCGGCCGACTGGAAAAAGATCTTCCCGATAATCCTGGTCTTCCAATAAATCGATTACGGTTTGATCATGATTATCCTGAGTAGCAGAAATGACTCCTGCAGGTTTATGCAAAATGTAGTAAAAATCTTTTTGATACGTAATGATTTCTCCTAAATAAGTAACCGCATCTTCGAATTCATTTACTTGCGCTTTATCGCTTTTCACCACTTGTCCATTGACTTCGATCGTTCCTTTTTTGATCAATCCTTTGACTTCTTTGCGGCTGCCAAGTCCCATATCTGCTAAAAACTTATCTAAACGCATGCGTTTCCCCCATTTCAAAAGAGCATCAATCTAGCTCTTCTGATTCACTTATTTTATTTTTAATTTATGTCGTAAACGCGCTATTCCTGGTCCTAGTAGTCTTTCTGCCAAGCGGATTTTCAAAGCTAAATAACCATACACTAAAGCCCCTATACCTGCTACTACAAGAATCAACAATAGAGACTGGAATTTGCTATCTTCGTTTAAAAAAGCACCAAAAATCATCTTTGTGATCCACGAAGCCAAAAGCATAATCAAGGTAAGAATAAAGATCAGCAATGTCCTGCGCCAGACAAAACTTGGTTTAAAGCGGGCTACTTCATGGATTCTCTTTAAGATCAAGGTACAAGACACAGCAAATCCGATCATTGTCGCCAATAAAGGGCCGTATACTTCAAATAAACGAATGGCTGGGTATTGAAGAAGGAGTTTCACTAGAAACCCAATAACCAAATAATTAATTGCCGCCTTGTTTTCAAACATTCCTTGCAGCATGTTGGAAACTAGCATATATAGTCCTAGGAAGAGTCCTACAAAACTTGCTTGGATCAGTACATTACTTCCTAGAGAATCCGGTGTATAAAATAATGTATTTAGCGGATAGGCAAGTAACATAACACCAAATGTCGCCGGAAACATAAAAAATGAAAACAACTGTAAATTTCCGCTTGTCAATTTTGCCAGACCTACTCGATCTTTCAACGTAACAGCTTCTGTAATCAACGGTAACCCAGTAGACGCGATCGATGTTGCCAATGCAATAACTACCATCGTCAACTTATCTGGATTGGCACTAAAAATCGAAAAAAGATCCAGTAACTGTGCATTGGAATACTCGGTGGATGCAGACATGATCTTCATAAAAGTGAACTGATCGACTAATTTGAAGATCGTTACCCCTGAACCCACAATAATAAACGGAATCGCTTCTTTAACGGTATCTAACAACAATTCCTTCGTTGCAATATTTATTTTGTTTTCGCTGTAGTGAATAAACGCCGATGTATACGCTTGATGTTTCTTCAAAAAATACAAAAGGACAAGAATACTTGCTAGCATACCGATAAATGCCGCGAAAGTTGATTGCGTGACCGCCGTCACATAGTCACCATCCATGACTTTCATGATGATGAATGTAGCCAATAGCATATAAAAAATACGTGCCACCTGTTCTACAATCTGCGACAGCGCATAAGGCATCATTTCTTGATTGCCTTGAAAATACCCTCGTATCACACTCATACAAGGAAAAACCAATACAGCGATACTCAAAGAACGCATCGTTGGAATCAGTTCTTCTCCGCCACCAGAAGCATGAGCTAGCCAAGGAGAGGCGATGTACATGAACAAAGCAAACAACAGGCCTAACCCGCCCATCATCTGTAATGCACGGATAAATAATCGTCGTGAAGTGCCATATTCATTCAATGAATTATAGCGTGCAGTTTGTTTTGCAATCGCAGCAGGTATTCCTGCTGTAGAGATCAGTAGAAACAATGCATATATATTGTATCCCATATTGAATAATCCATTGGCAGCCTTAGCATTTTCGCCCATCCAAGCATACCAGGGAATGATATAGACAGCGCCTAGCAATCTTGAAATGATATTACTGGCGGTCATCCAAGCAGAGCCTCGTGCCATTTTTTCTTGCGGTGTTAATTGATCTAATGCTGGTTTTCTTTGATTATCCATCGGTCAGATTCCAACTTTCTACAAAACATTACTATCATTTTAATTGGTAAAACAGAAACTGGCAATCGATTTTATATAACTTTTATAAGAACAATTGTTTTTTTGAATTCGGTTTCGTTTTTTTGGTAAAGTAAAGAAATATACAGCCTTTTATGGCTAACATTTATAGGAGATATCAATGACACAAGAAATAAAAAAACTACCCGTTATATTTTTAGGTCTTTTCTTTATCACAGTTGGATTGAATTGGTTCTTGCTCCCTCACGATATAGCTTCCGCCGGAGTGGGCGCCATCGGACATTTAGTTGAAACGGCCTTTTCTATCCAACGCTCAGTTACTGTTTGGAGCATCAATCTTATGATGCTGCTTCTAGCCGCTGTCCTATTAGGAAAATCAGTATTTTTTAAGACTGTAGCGGGAAGTCTGCTTTTTCCTGTTGTTTTAGAGATTGTTCCAAAAGTGGAAATGATCTCCTCACATTTCTTTTCACTGATTTCAGGAAGTCTTTTGTTCAGTCTTGGGGTTTACACATTGTACACAGTCGGGGCCTCAAATGGCGGTATAACGATACCGCCGATTATTTTCCACAAATTTTTTCGGCTTCCAATGCCGCAAGGACTTTTACTTACCAATAGTCTTATCGTCTTTTTGAATTATTATGTTTTTGGATTGTTGGAGACACTATTCGTTCTCCTATCTATTACAGTCAGTTCATTGTTTATGAAAATACTCATCCGCTTGTCCCCTGTGTCAAGAAAATTTGAATAAAGCTGGATTTTGTCATAGCGGAAACAAACGATATATTAAAAAGAGTGTGCTATAATAAACCAAGAAATTGAATAAAGCGAGGGATCAATCAATGAGCTTCTCTTTAGAAGACATCCGTCATTTACTATTAAAAGAAAATCTATTAAAAGAATTTGTTTCAACAAGAGGCTGGCATCTTGATGTACCAGAAAAAGCTGAATTTCTTCAGTTAAGTTATGATTCAAGAAAAGCTGATGCTTCTACTTTGTTTTTCTGTAAAGGAATGAATTTCAAAGAAGAATATTTGGATTCAGCAATCGAACAGGGTATTCAATATTATGTATCAGAACAACCATACGAAAATTCAGCAGTAGGAATCATCGTAACGGATATCCGTAAAGCAATGGCGCTTCTTGCTATGGCTTTTTACGACTATCCGCAAAATAAATTGAAAGTGATCGGATTCACTGGAACAAAAGGTAAAACAACTGCTGCGTACTTTACAAAAGCAATCTTGGATCACACAACAAATAAAAAAACAGCATTGCTTTCTACTATGAATACAACGTTAGATGGCAAAACATATTTCAAATCCCATTTGACAACGCCTGAGTCATTAGATTTATATCGTATGATGTCAGAAGCAGTTGAAAATGGTATGACTCATCTAGTGATGGAAGTTTCTTCACAAGCTTACAAAACACAACGCGTATACGGCTTGACTTTAGATGTCGGAATCTTCTTGAATATCTCGCCTGACCATATCAGTCCGATCGAACATCCGACATTTGATGACTATTTCTATTGCAAGCGACAATTGATCTTGAATTCAAAAACAGTTGTTTTAAATCATGAAAGTGACTATTTTGATTTACTTAGGGAAACAGCCGATCTATTCCAGATTCCAACGATCACTTATGGTCGTTCGGAAGAAAGCAATTATCAAGTGATCCGTTCAGATAAAGGTACTCACGGTTTTACTTTATCTTCTCATGAAGATCGCTTAGCTATCTGCGATACTGCTTATGATATTTTGCTGGCTGGAGGATTCAACCAAGAAAATGCAGCCAGTGCGATCATTGCCGCAGCACTAACAGGTGCCTCCAGTCAAGATGCACAAGACGGATTAAAAGAAGCTCGTGTACCAGGCCGAATGGATCAATTGATCCAATCCAATGGAGCGCATGTCTATGTGGACTATGCACATAATTATCTAAGCTTGAAAACATTGCTGGAATTTGCCAAAAATGAACATCCAGATGGCCGTGTAATTGTTGTATTAGGCAGCCCAGGAAACAAAGCAATCTCCCGTCGACATGATTTTGGAAAAGTGCTATCAGAAACAGCTGACATCGCCTTTTTGACGGCAGATGACCCAGCATTTGAAGATCCGAAAAAAATCGCGGAAGAAATCAATGAAGCAATTACTAATCCAGATTTGATCGTTCATTATGAAATGGATCGTCCTGAAGCGATTCGACGCGCTTTAGCAGAAAGCGCTCCGCAAGATTCAGTCGTTATTGCGGGAAAAGGCGTGGATCCCTATCAAAAAATCAATGGTGTAGATGAACCTTATGAAGGGGATTATGCAATCGTGAAGCGGTTGATTGAAGAATAATGGTATTTATATACTAGTGGTTTCCCATTTCTAAGAAAAAAAGGGACTGTGATTTTTTGTCACAGTTCCTTTTTTCTTAGAAATCATTTTAACTTTTCACTAGCTAATTCTGCTGCCTTTTCTCTTTCTTCATTTAATAATTTATTATCATAGAATTTGATAAATGGGAACCAGATAATGAATGCGATGATTGCACAAATGACTGCTAACACAGCAGCTTTCCAATCACCACCACTACCAACAAATGCTCCGATCCCGACTGGTGAAGGCCACGGCATCTGTGCAAGCATCGGTTTGACGATTTCCAGCCGAATGGCAAAATAAGCGAGTGTAGCAGAAGCCATCGGAGCTAAGAAAAACGGAACCGCTAAATAGGGATTGTAGACGATTGGCATCCCGAAAATGATTGGTTCATTGATATTGAATAATCCTGGTACAAGTGAGGCTTTTCCTAACACTTTCAGCTGATCAGATTTCGCGAGGAATGCAATAAAGATGATCAATCCTAAAGTCGCACCTGATCCACCAACGGTTACATAAGAATTGTTGAATTCTCCTGCCAACGGATAATTTGCGCCTTGTGCGTTAGCTGCCATATTAGCTAATACGATCGGGGTCAAGAAAGAAGTGATGATATTCGCTCCATGGATCCCTACGATCCACAATGCATGGATCAAGAAATAAATCACCATGACACCAAGCCATGTATTCGTCAACTGCGTAACAAACCCAAATGGGATAGCAATCATTTTGAAGATATCCGTTCCTAGTGCAACTAATAATCCATTGATGATCATCACCACAAACGCAATGACAAATGTTGGGATCAGAGCAGTGAAAGAACGAGAAACTCCTGGCGGAACAACATCTGGCATTTTTATGACCCAATTTCTCTTGACACACATACAATACAATTCGACCGCAATAATCGACATAATAATAGCTGTAAAGATTCCTGAAGTTCCTAAACGTTCGACAAAAGAGCCCATCCTAATACCATTTACTAC is from Enterococcus faecium and encodes:
- a CDS encoding DUF624 domain-containing protein, giving the protein MLGKVLEELFIRIWVIIKLTLYFWIYTFAGGIIFGLGAAWKTVNELFYLYGFEYKEITIKRGWNIYKRNFLRGNLLFSLFLSGTALLSYNLYLSVQIKGLIFLAIDFILLFALLCLFATYQYSMILDSEYTISVPNLLKLSFISVFSSFSSFLKIIIGSGIILGVTWQFKGLILFGVIGLLTVWNGTMTTHWREELDKQLESYE
- a CDS encoding ABC transporter substrate-binding protein encodes the protein MKLWKKLAFTGVSALLLGTLAACGGSGSKDQAEASNSDTLQMYQIGDKPDNFDQLMEVANKRIEKEIGVKVNINYIGWGDYEKKMNVIISSGENYDIAFANNYVSNAQKGAFADLTELAPKYAEKAYNDLDEAYIKGNLVNGKLYAFPVNGNVFAQQVLTFNKALLDKYDLSIDGIQSYADAEKVLKEFHEKEPNTAAFAIGQGFKVQGNFDYPLGNTLPFAIDLDGDDSKIINQYDNETYIGLLRTMHSWYKQGLIPSDAATSNKDYPLEGNTWLMRGETQGPYDYGDTILTNAAKQELVSKAITVPLKSTAQAQMANFVVSNTSKNKEKSVELLGLLNSDPELLNGLVWGIEGEAWEKVDGSDDKIKLLDGYQPNTHMSAWNTGNNKILYTQESITDDMIAKRDQSIADAETSPILGFSFNTDSVKTELSNISNVMNQYLDGLNTGTVDPDETLPKLKDALDKAGYDKVLKEMQKQYDEFRQE
- a CDS encoding carbohydrate ABC transporter permease, which translates into the protein MKKKKVERVQVRSFNKTANFFSNIMIALFAISCILPFIFVIAISFTDESILSTHGYSFWPEKFSIFGYTYLFDQMQDKIFQALFVTVLVTVLGTLINSTATSLYAYAISRSNFPFRRFFTVFCLITMLFSPGMVANYLVMTNLLQLKDTIWALILPMAVSPFNIIVMRTFFKRSVSDSIIESARIDGASELRIFVQIVLPLAVPGIATISLFAALGYWNDWFNALLYIQDDKLVPLQYLLMKIQSNIQYLTQNSGAGSQLTGGLASVPGESARMAIVVISTLPIAISYPFFQKHFVKGLTIGGVKE
- a CDS encoding ABC transporter permease, whose translation is MKKRKGFNHFFMNLWRYKALVLMAVPGMLWMIFFFYIPVMANVVAFKNFHISADGFLASLRESPWVGWENFKFLFSSDQAFLITKNTILYNVAFILLNLLISVVFAIIMSELRNKRLVKVYQTMSLLPYFLSWVIISYFVYAFLSPDKGIFNQWITGHGGEAVNWYNEPKYWPFILVFIGTWKGIGYNSIIYFASVMGIDPTYYEAAMVDGASKWQQIKHVTIPQLIPLMTILTILAVGNIFRADFGLFYNIPRNSGALYDVTQVLDTYIYNGLTSTGDFGMTAAAGLYQSVVGFVLLMITNTIARRFDSDSALF
- a CDS encoding pseudouridine synthase; its protein translation is MRLDKFLADMGLGSRKEVKGLIKKGTIEVNGQVVKSDKAQVNEFEDAVTYLGEIITYQKDFYYILHKPAGVISATQDNHDQTVIDLLEDQDYREDLFPVGRLDKDTEGLLILTNDGVFAHQLLSPKKHVEKEYLAEVSGIMTEEDIRLFAEGLIIDGDEQTLPAKLQIDQVDQETETSIIRLILHEGKFHQVKRMVKAVGKEVLYLKRIRMGKFWLPKDLNKGQYRPMTKEELEQVREK
- a CDS encoding putative polysaccharide biosynthesis protein — encoded protein: MDNQRKPALDQLTPQEKMARGSAWMTASNIISRLLGAVYIIPWYAWMGENAKAANGLFNMGYNIYALFLLISTAGIPAAIAKQTARYNSLNEYGTSRRLFIRALQMMGGLGLLFALFMYIASPWLAHASGGGEELIPTMRSLSIAVLVFPCMSVIRGYFQGNQEMMPYALSQIVEQVARIFYMLLATFIIMKVMDGDYVTAVTQSTFAAFIGMLASILVLLYFLKKHQAYTSAFIHYSENKINIATKELLLDTVKEAIPFIIVGSGVTIFKLVDQFTFMKIMSASTEYSNAQLLDLFSIFSANPDKLTMVVIALATSIASTGLPLITEAVTLKDRVGLAKLTSGNLQLFSFFMFPATFGVMLLAYPLNTLFYTPDSLGSNVLIQASFVGLFLGLYMLVSNMLQGMFENKAAINYLVIGFLVKLLLQYPAIRLFEVYGPLLATMIGFAVSCTLILKRIHEVARFKPSFVWRRTLLIFILTLIMLLASWITKMIFGAFLNEDSKFQSLLLILVVAGIGALVYGYLALKIRLAERLLGPGIARLRHKLKIK
- a CDS encoding YitT family protein; this translates as MTQEIKKLPVIFLGLFFITVGLNWFLLPHDIASAGVGAIGHLVETAFSIQRSVTVWSINLMMLLLAAVLLGKSVFFKTVAGSLLFPVVLEIVPKVEMISSHFFSLISGSLLFSLGVYTLYTVGASNGGITIPPIIFHKFFRLPMPQGLLLTNSLIVFLNYYVFGLLETLFVLLSITVSSLFMKILIRLSPVSRKFE
- a CDS encoding UDP-N-acetylmuramoyl-L-alanyl-D-glutamate--L-lysine ligase, coding for MSFSLEDIRHLLLKENLLKEFVSTRGWHLDVPEKAEFLQLSYDSRKADASTLFFCKGMNFKEEYLDSAIEQGIQYYVSEQPYENSAVGIIVTDIRKAMALLAMAFYDYPQNKLKVIGFTGTKGKTTAAYFTKAILDHTTNKKTALLSTMNTTLDGKTYFKSHLTTPESLDLYRMMSEAVENGMTHLVMEVSSQAYKTQRVYGLTLDVGIFLNISPDHISPIEHPTFDDYFYCKRQLILNSKTVVLNHESDYFDLLRETADLFQIPTITYGRSEESNYQVIRSDKGTHGFTLSSHEDRLAICDTAYDILLAGGFNQENAASAIIAAALTGASSQDAQDGLKEARVPGRMDQLIQSNGAHVYVDYAHNYLSLKTLLEFAKNEHPDGRVIVVLGSPGNKAISRRHDFGKVLSETADIAFLTADDPAFEDPKKIAEEINEAITNPDLIVHYEMDRPEAIRRALAESAPQDSVVIAGKGVDPYQKINGVDEPYEGDYAIVKRLIEE
- the celB gene encoding PTS cellobiose transporter subunit IIC, with the protein product MFDFLQKYLMGPMGKIAQLKIVRAVMAAGMASIPFTIVGSMFLVLNILPLPFPFLEGFFNATFFKVSDLYMIVNTMTMGILSIYFAIVFAYELTSIERDEQKLNVNPLTGALLSVFAFFMCIPELIMTDGKISLIASINETETVVNGIRMGSFVERLGTSGIFTAIIMSIIAVELYCMCVKRNWVIKMPDVVPPGVSRSFTALIPTFVIAFVVMIINGLLVALGTDIFKMIAIPFGFVTQLTNTWLGVMVIYFLIHALWIVGIHGANIITSFLTPIVLANMAANAQGANYPLAGEFNNSYVTVGGSGATLGLIIFIAFLAKSDQLKVLGKASLVPGLFNINEPIIFGMPIVYNPYLAVPFFLAPMASATLAYFAIRLEIVKPMLAQMPWPSPVGIGAFVGSGGDWKAAVLAVICAIIAFIIWFPFIKFYDNKLLNEEREKAAELASEKLK